A single Anopheles arabiensis isolate DONGOLA chromosome 2, AaraD3, whole genome shotgun sequence DNA region contains:
- the LOC120895553 gene encoding putative elongator complex protein 1 has protein sequence MRNLYRVSHSRFDLSENALRSVRSGFAIDQNTDHKFYFVQDSGVYCCPLFVDREHPFCEPLLSQSDGYENIIALEHLALSDELCCASSSGNVWSCKLETGVVEEVTHCKHGIRAMQWSPDQELVVFVDGELNVVTMIGSEFEPINEVQLKDDTFGDRQFMSVGWGKKETQFHGSEGKAAAKKGTTPSEPDTAETERQLDATVNISWRADGEYFAVGYLAPFGQRAFKVFNKEGALQYTSEKCHGLEGSLAWRPSGNWIAIPQELKDRYVVALFEKNGLRHREIPLTLNPRAGQSVQSLHWSADSDVLAVHWVDGEQGTAGVLLYVIGNYHWYLKQSLTYPPGTALTGLQWDQRHTAGKTLHLFSSDPGVYECIRFDFRVDRSVGLSEEDQAMVAVIDGKRLLLTGFRQAVIPPPMCGYTLEQEHPINATGFIRTAGRSEALGQDISSNAFFTVDCRGEIILFDAVFTKTAGRSILSGVTVLLKISPEQLKMFNEDFPQQHHCGLHYLWLNADNFVMDHSQLRCGVYTIAMHNDVPGLKKVWHMEMENREEIGCIESSGADSILVELLSGHVMEVKGLTGQQDGALETSSRNHSVLPVFCEQLFVDRNRPERTVYALAQNRRHLYRDGSLLASDITSALLTDSYLLCTTISELKFIALGAAVVAPGRDPIIGERRVERGSKLVAVVARASRTIFQLPRGNLEAINPRVLSLCLIAKHLDALEYYEAFDIMRKERINLNLLVDHDPARFLQHLASHFLRQITNVNWLNLFISDLANQDACKMYESNYLDRGTGGGSLPDGYSIAEKVRFCSDRLLAAMDSEPTVLTLPKITCHVKQGQLENALALIWTLKQQQQSPEAAEEALRYLLYLVEVNVLYDVALGMYDFGLVLFVATKSQKDPKEYLPFLNELKRMEENYRKYRIDCHLKRYDRALEHIARYETDEDRFREALELITTHQLYGVALRCYRDSANQDHYRRVCAVYGDYLRKGSKHADASLMYERAGDLQQAISSARHALDWRRVVRLSTDSSVAVEAVLRSLVPGLLEAGEYDAAATIAHDHLKDARLAIECLVKDHRYERALLLATEPELHEAVRSSVGEYLTTLIETLCSEKEQFLRQKDRLSTVREDRIRKQSAAAAAGDLDDGDGDCGDCDLFSDSSTIASSRHTGTSGRSGKSHRSSKNRRKHERKLLNLKEGNPFEDIALIDALHSLVVRVCGVERQRHVRSICQVAMELCYDDEAHKLQEEYGALFQLIRYSLDAIWVPEMIVPGMPPTIGSGGDAAAIGDVPATILTPADLVKAQDSQRYSLIKPHQRYKPEVQSIAWQWDILK, from the exons ATGAGGAACCTGTACCGTGTGTCACACTCTCGCTTCGACCTATCGGAAAATGCGCTCCGTTCAGTTCGGTCCGGTTTTGCGATCGATCAAAACACGGACCACAAGTTTTACTTCGTGCAGGACAGTGGTGTGTACTGCTGTCCGCTGTTCGTTGACCGGGAGCATCCGTTCTGCGAACCGCTGCTGTCGCAATCGGACGGATACGAGAACATCATAGCGCTGGAGCATCTGGCCCTGTCCGACGAGCTTTGCTGTGCGTCATCGAGTGGAAACGTGTGGTCCTGCAAGCTGGAGACGGGAGTGGTGGAAGAAGTCACGCACTGCAAGCACGGCATCAGGGCGATGCAGTGGAGCCCGGACCAGGAGCTGGTCGTGTTTGTGGACGGCGAGCTGAACGTTGTCACCATGATCGGGAGCGAGTTCGAGCCGATCAACGAGGTACAGCTGAAGGACGACACGTTCGGCGACCGGCAGTTCATGAGTGTGGGCTGGGGCAAGAAGGAAACTCAATTTCACGGCTCGGAGGGAAAGGCTGCCGCAAAGAAGGGTACCACGCCCAGCGAGCCGGACACAGCGGAGACGGAGCGACAGCTGGACGCGACCGTAAACATCAGCTGGCGTGCGGATGGAGAATACTTTGCGGTCGGCTACCTGGCACCGTTTGGTCAGCGAGCTTTCAAGGTGTTCAACAAGGAGGGCGCTTTGCAGTACACGTCGGAAAAGTGCCACGGGCTGGAGGGTTCGCTTGCCTGGCGTCCGTCGGGCAATTGGATTGCGATCCCGCAGGAACTTAAAGATCGGTATGTTGTAGCGTTGTTCGAGAAGAATGGGCTGCGACACCGGGAGATTCCGCTGACGTTGAACCCTCGCGCCGGTCAAAGCGTACAGTCGCTTCACTGGAGTGCGGACTCGGACGTGCTCGCCGTGCATTGGGTGGATGGGGAGCAAGGGACTGCCGGCGTGTTGCTGTACGTGATCGGAAACTATCATTGGTACTTGAAGCAAAGCTTGACCTACCCGCCTGGTACCGCGCTAACTGGACTGCAGTGGGATCAGCGTCACACGGCCGGCAAAACCCTCCATTTGTTTTCATCTGACCCAGGCGTTTATGAGTGCATCCGGTTCGATTTTCGAGTGGATCGTTCCGTGGGCCTTTCGGAAGAAGATCAAGCGATGGTAGCGGTGATCGATGGAAAGCGACTGCTGTTGACCGGTTTCCGGCAGGCCGTCATACCGCCGCCTATGTGTGGCTATACGCTGGAGCAAGAGCATCCCATCAATGCGACCGGGTTCATTCGTACAGCCGGACGCAGCGAAGCATTAGGGCAGGACATAAGCTCAAACGCCTTCTTTACCGTGGATTGCCGTGGTGAAATCATTTTGTTCGATGCTGTATTTACCAAGACAGCGGGTAGATCCATATTATCTGGAGTTACCGTATTGCTGAAGATTTCACCAGAACAGCTGAAAATGTTCAACGAAGATTTTCCCCAACAGCACCACTGTGGACTTCACTACCTTTGGTTGAACGCGGATAATTTCGTGATGGATCACAGTCAACTACGTTGCGGCGTTTATACCATTGCAATGCATAATGACGTCCCCGGCTTGAAGAAAGTATGGCACATGGAGATGGAAAACAGGGAGGAAATCGGTTGCATTGAATCGTCCGGAGCGGATAGTATTCTTGTTGAGTTGCTATCTGGCCACGTAATGGAGGTAAAAGGATTGACCGGCCAGCAGGATGGTGCATTGGAAACAAGCTCACGCAATCACAGCGTTTTGCCGGTATTTTGCGAACAACTGTTTGTCGATCGCAACCGCCCTGAACGGACAGTGTACGCGCTGGCGCAGAACCGCCGTCACCTGTACCGTGACGGAAGTCTTCTCGCGTCAGACATAACGTCTGCTCTGCTTACCGACAGCTACCTACTTTGCACCACTATTTCGGAGCTTAAATTCATCGCACTCGGTGCAGCGGTTGTGGCACCCGGCCGTGATCCGATCATCGGCGAGCGAAGAGTCGAACGTGGCTCGAAGCTGGTGGCGGTTGTGGCTAGAGCTTCGCGGACCATTTTTCAGCTACCGCGTGGCAATCTGGAAGCGATCAATCCGCGCGTGCTATCGCTCTGTCTGATTGCAAAACATCTGGACGCTCTCGAGTACTACGAAGCGTTCGATATTATGCGCAAGGAGCGTATCAATTTGAATCTGCTCGTCGATCACGATCCGGCTCGCTTTCTGCAGCATCTGGCGAGTCACTTCCTGCGGCAGATAACGAACGTGAACTGGTTGAACCTTTTCATATCGGATCTGGCAAACCAGGATGCGTGTAAAATGTACGAAAGTAACTATCTCGACCGCGGCACCGGTGGTGGTTCGCTGCCGGACGGTTACTCCATTGCGGAAAAGGTGCGTTTTTGCAGTGACCGATTGCTCGCAGCGATGGATTCGGAGCCGACCGTGCTAACGCTTCCAAAAATCACCTGCCACGTAAAGCAGGGACAACTGGAAAACGCACTGGCACTCATATGGACGttgaagcagcaacagcaatcgCCCGAGGCTGCAGAGGAAGCGTTACGCTATCTGCTTTATCTGGTCGAGGTGAACGTACTGTACGATGTGGCGCTGGGCATGTACGATTTCGGGCTCGTGCTGTTTGTAGCGACCAAGTCGCAGAAAGATCCGAAGGAGTATCTTCCCTTCCTGAACGAGCTGAAGCGGATGGAGGAAAACTATCGAAAGTATCGCATCGATTGCCACCTGAAGCGTTACGATCGTGCGCTAGAACACATTGCCCGGTACGAGACGGACGAGGACCGGTTTCGGGAGGCACTGGAGCTGATCACGACCCACCAGCTGTATGGGGTCGCTCTGCGCTGCTACAGGGATAGTGCGAATCAGGACCACTACCGTCGAGTTTGCGCAGTGTATGGTGATTATCTGCGAAAGGGTAGCAAACATGCGGACGCTAGTTTGATGtacgaacgggccggagatcTGCAGCAGGCCATCTCTTCCGCACGCCATGCACTGGATTGGCGACGCGTTGTACGGTTGTCTACCGACTCCTCGGTGGCGGTGGAAGCCGTGCTGCGATCCCTTGTGCCGGGTTTGCTGGAAGCCGGCGAATATGATGCAGCAGCCACGATCGCCCACGATCATCTGAAGGATGCGCGGCTAGCGATTGAGTGTCTGGTGAAGGATCATCGTTACGAGCGAGCACTTTTGCTAGCCACCGAACCCGAGCTGCACGAGGCGGTTCGGAGTAGTGTGGGAGAATATTTAACTACACTGATCGAAACACTCTGCTCAGAAAAGGAACAATTTCTGCGCCAAAAAGACCGGCTATCAACGGTGCGGGAGGACCGAATCCGGAAACAATCGGCTGCCGCAGCAGCTGGCGATCTTGACGATGGGGATGGAGACTGTGGTGATTGTGATCTCTTCTCCGATAGCTCCACCATCGCTTCATCGCGTCACACGGGCACATCTGGTCGTTCAGG AAAGTCGCATCGTTCCAGCAAAAATCGTCGCAAGCACGAACGGAAGCTGCTAAACCTAAAGGAAGGCAACCCGTTCGAGGATATCGCCCTGATCGATGCACTACACTCGCtggtggtgcgtgtgtgcggaGTCGAGCGACAGCGACACGTACGCTCCATTTGCCAGGTGGCGATGGAACTATGCTACGATGACGAGGCGCACAAGCTGCAGGAAGAATATGGTGCACTGTTTCAGCTGATTCGCTACTCGCTGGATGCGATTTGGGTGCCGGAAATGATCGTGCCAGGAATGCCGCCGACCATCGGCAGTGGCGGCGATGCGGCCGCGATCGGTGATGTCCCAGCGACGATTCTGACACCGGCGGACCTTGTGAAAGCGCAGGACTCCCAGCGGTACTCCTTGATAA AGCCTCATCAACGGTACAAGCCAGAGGTGCAGTCGATAGCCTGGCAGTGGGATATTTTAAAGTAG
- the LOC120894763 gene encoding vacuolar protein sorting-associated protein 45: MNVIRAIQTYIDKMITDAGPGMKILMMDRETISIVSMAFAQSEMLQKEVFLFERLDSVRSNEKLKYLKCIVFIRPTKDNIFMLQQELQSPKFGSYYIYFSNIIPRTDIKILAESDEGESVQDFKEIYADYLPVNPNLFSLHIPTCLQALSWNPEALERSTQGLVSVLLSFKFRPAIRYRAGSTAAQTLAKKVHETINKETALFSFRPPEDGAAPPLLLVLDRRDDPITPLLNQWTYQAMVHELLSINKQRVDLSRVAGVPKDLKEVVLSTEQDEFYANNLYANFGEIATTIKVLMDEFQKKANDQRKIESIADMKNFVETYPQFRKMSGTVTKHLVLISELSVQVGQQQLFEVSELEQEIACRADHSTQLQRVKRLVSEGKISAANALRLVLLYAMRYERHANCDTSGLLKLLQDRGGRSHIVPRMLEYISTVARQELFNTVKITDAVKLTRNLIKELKGVENVYAQHECVLKGTLEEVIKGRPLDAQYPIMGNEVPFRRPPAEVIVFIVGGATYEEALAVHRYNQEGYRIVLGGTTIHNSESFIEEVLAATTGVPFKHSRSLQQFHHAPAGTA; encoded by the exons ATGAACGTAATTCGTGCGATACAGACGTACATCGATAAAATGATTACCGATGCCGGACCGGGCATGAAGATACTCATGATGGACCGGGAGACG ATAAGCATCGTATCGATGGCATTCGCCCAATCGGAGATGCTGCAAAAGGAAGTGTTTCTGTTCGAGCGGCTCGACTCGGTACGGTCCAACGAGAAGCTAAAGTATCTCAAGTGTATCGTCTTCATACGCCCCACCAAGGATAACATCTTCATGCTGCAGCAAGAGCTACAGAGTCCAAAGTTCGGCTCTTACTACATCT ATTTCAGCAACATTATACCACGGACAGACATAAAAATTCTGGCGGAGAGTGACGAGGGTGAATCGGTGCAGGACTTTAAGGAAATCTACGCCGACTACCTGCCGGTCAATCCGAACCTATTCTCGCTGCACATTCCGACCTGTCTGCAGGCACTCAGCTGGAACCCGGAGGCGCTCGAGCGCTCGACCCAGGGCCTGGTCAGTGTGTTGCTATCGTTCAAGTTCCGGCCCGCCATCCGCTATCGGGCCGGTTCGACGGCTGCACAAACGCTAGCCAAAAAGGTGCACGAAACGATCAACAAGGAAACGGCCCTGTTTAGCTTCCGGCCACCGGAGGACGGTGCGgcaccgccgctgctgctcgtaTTGGACCGACGCGATGACCCCATCACGCCACTGCTCAACCAGTGGACGTATCAGGCGATGGTGCACGAGCTGCTCTCAATCAACAAGCAGCGCGTCGACCTGTCCCGCGTGGCCGGCGTACCGAAGGACCTTAAAGAAGTGGTTCTATCGACGGAACAGGACGAATTTTACGCGAATAACCTATACGCCAACTTTGGCGAGATTGCGACCACGATCAAGGTGCTGATGGACGAGTTTCAGAAGAAGGCGAACGATCAGCGCAAGATCGAGAGCATCGCCGATATGAAGAACTTTGTCGAGACGTACCCACAGTTCCGCAAAATGTCCGGCACCGTCACGAAGCATCTCGTGCTGATTAGCGAACTGTCGGTGCAGGTgggtcagcagcagctgttcgAGGTGTCGGAGCTGGAGCAAGAAATCGCCTGTCGGGCTGACCACTCCACGCAACTGCAGCGCGTGAAACGGCTCGTTTCGGAGGGAAAGATAAGTGCGGCCAACGCGCTGCGGCTCGTGCTGCTGTACGCGATGCGGTACGAGCGGCACGCAAACTGTGACACCTCCGGGTTGCTCAAGCTGCTGCAGGATCGTGGCGGCCGGTCGCACATTGTACCGCGTATGCTCGAGTACATCAGTACCGTGGCCCGGCAGGAGCTGTTCAATACGGTTAAAATCACGGATGCCGTCAAGCTGACGCGCAATCTAATCAAGGAGCTGAAGGGCGTGGAAAATGTGTACGCCCAGCACGAGTGCGTGCTGAAGGGTACGCTGGAGGAGGTGATCAAGGGAAGACCGCTCGATGCGCAGTACCCGATCATGGGCAATGAGGTACCGTTCCGGAGGCCACCGGCCGAGGTGATCGTTTTTATCGTCGGTGGAGCGACGTACGAGGAAGCGCTGGCCGTTCATCGGTACAATC